The genomic region CGCTTATACACTCAAGAAATCTGGTTACGGTAAATATTTATAAATGGTATAATTATTGATATGAAGAGGGTTTGTGTTATTATTCCAGCTTACAACGAGGAGGCTGTTATTGAGAGTGTGATTAAAAAAGCCAAAAAGGTTTTTTCAAAAGTCGAAAAAGACTATTTGATCGACATAGTACTCGTCAACGATGGGTCCAAAGATGACACTCTTGAGCAGGCTAAAAAAGGCGGCGCAATAGTTATTGATCATATATTGAATTCCGGAGCTGGAGGTGCCACATTAACTGGCCTCGCCTACGCTCGACAAAATAATTATGACATTGCCGCCACTATGGATGCCGACGGTCAACATGACCCAGAAGATGTTTTAGCTGGAATTAAAAAAATCTCCACTTCTAATACAGACCTATTGATTGGTAGTCGACTCATCAATAGCGAGGGCATGTCCAGGACTAAAGTCCTAGGAAACAAAGGCCTCAGCTTCATCACCTACGTACTGTTCGGTATCAACGTTACCGATTCACAATCTGGTCTGCGAGTTTACTCACGAAAGGCCATTGATAGCCTTGACTGGAAATCAACTGGTTATGAGTTTTGCTCAGAGATGATTTGGCGAGCTAAACAGGCAAGCATGGTTATTTCTGAATACCCGATTAAAGCAATTTACACCGACTATTCCCGAGCCAAAGGTCAAAACAACTGGAACGCCATCAATATTATCAAACGACTATTTAAGCAACGCTTAACGGAGTTATTTGAATGAGATATCTTATCCTCATACTACTCAATGTGCCGATTATTCTGGCGGCACTAATCAATATAATCACTCAATACAAACTGCGTAAAGTCAGCCCGGCACGCTTTCGTCATCAACTCATTATTTGGCTAGTCATCATGGTTTCCTTGATGGGGTCGTTCCCGATATACAACATCTCACTTGGGCATCCGCCACTTGATTCATCAGAATTAAGCTTGTTTGATATTTTACAAACTACGACGATTATTTTTCTATTCTATATCGCCAACAACCAACGCCAACGTATCGACCAAAACGAGCGCAGACTACGCGACCTACATCAAGAATTATCAATTAGGCTATCTGTTAGAAGATAATTTTTATTAATACTTCCCTATATCCTATTCTATTTATTAGTCGCAGCAATCATCAAAACACCAACTAATATTAATATACAGCCGATAGTTTTAATTATAGTAAAGCTTTCGTTAAAAATTACTACAGCTGTTAACATAAGCAACAGGTAGACTAGTCCTATCGTTAGCGGTGAAATAAATGATAATTCAAACCTGTTTAATAAAATTATATATAAAAAGAAACTTACCCCGTAAAACAATATACCAAACAGGCTCATTATAGGAAGATGTAAATTAGTATAAGGAATTGTAAGTAA from Candidatus Nanosynbacter sp. HMT-352 harbors:
- a CDS encoding glycosyltransferase family 2 protein, translated to MKRVCVIIPAYNEEAVIESVIKKAKKVFSKVEKDYLIDIVLVNDGSKDDTLEQAKKGGAIVIDHILNSGAGGATLTGLAYARQNNYDIAATMDADGQHDPEDVLAGIKKISTSNTDLLIGSRLINSEGMSRTKVLGNKGLSFITYVLFGINVTDSQSGLRVYSRKAIDSLDWKSTGYEFCSEMIWRAKQASMVISEYPIKAIYTDYSRAKGQNNWNAINIIKRLFKQRLTELFE